Proteins encoded in a region of the Paenibacillus sp. E222 genome:
- a CDS encoding TetR/AcrR family transcriptional regulator produces the protein MTQQLIIETAEALIEGTGKSEVTLSQIADELNITHAALYKHFKNKQELWAAVAKDWFNRMISEQISINMAHLASPQEVLHDWLWAFVNAKNALIMRIPKCSL, from the coding sequence ATCACGCAGCAGCTTATTATTGAAACCGCCGAGGCATTAATTGAGGGCACGGGGAAATCCGAAGTGACACTCTCACAAATAGCGGATGAATTGAATATCACCCATGCAGCACTTTATAAGCATTTTAAAAATAAACAAGAACTCTGGGCAGCCGTAGCTAAAGACTGGTTCAATCGGATGATTTCAGAACAAATCAGTATAAACATGGCTCATTTGGCCTCACCACAGGAAGTGCTCCACGATTGGCTTTGGGCATTTGTGAATGCCAAAAACGCGCTTATAATGAGAATCCCAAAATGTTCGCTTTGA
- a CDS encoding dihydrofolate reductase family protein — MLLEGGGVINGSFLNEGLIDEISLVFAPIMDGTSNIIGW, encoded by the coding sequence GTGTTACTTGAAGGTGGAGGTGTAATCAATGGTTCCTTTCTAAATGAAGGTTTAATTGATGAGATCAGTCTAGTCTTCGCCCCTATTATGGACGGAACTTCTAATATTATCGGTTGGTAA
- a CDS encoding TetR family transcriptional regulator C-terminal domain-containing protein yields the protein MEQPTSREVVAKILYAAAELHTRYKDRKGCLGIHGALAGSDEAEPIRRALIDARADGEASLRARFERAKQEGDLPENANAAVLAAYVMTVLHGMAVQARADFCREMLEAIEEQALSTWPSGKSI from the coding sequence TTGGAGCAGCCGACCTCACGGGAAGTAGTTGCAAAAATCCTCTACGCGGCGGCCGAGCTGCATACCCGTTACAAGGATCGCAAGGGTTGTCTGGGCATTCACGGCGCCTTGGCCGGCTCGGACGAAGCCGAACCAATTCGGCGAGCTCTGATTGATGCGCGTGCGGATGGAGAGGCATCGCTGCGTGCCCGTTTCGAACGGGCAAAGCAGGAAGGCGACCTGCCGGAAAATGCTAATGCTGCAGTCCTGGCTGCATACGTAATGACGGTGCTTCATGGTATGGCTGTTCAAGCCAGGGCTGACTTCTGTCGTGAAATGCTGGAAGCTATTGAGGAGCAGGCGCTATCGACATGGCCCAGTGGTAAATCTATATGA
- a CDS encoding PucR family transcriptional regulator: protein MLLTDLLNNSIYDDARVITGHKGLVREVQTVNIMDCPDIIRFLRPNELLLTNGFFMKQQPDMFIHLIRDMQRLHCSGLAIKTRRFELPIPDDILREAEQNEFPIIEISDVRLSLGEILQRSTSVILNNKSDELQYALSIHKKFSEMIMRGKGISGIIDSLSKLFSSPVILLNNKWQTISASNQNTGVAELTTAAVTTLQDLPDISNPTSLCFIDTSVRERCCMLVYPVKTYRHEGYLLSFHSPDQWTGLFGLTLEQASNVIGMELTKSQAVKERSRRHKNEFFSDLIEGYITSEQEALNRGKRYGLIKGHACVVLTMRNDEVHHMHQRFPKYEGSTSPKGDNITEQEEQYEHIKRLFGVLEHSFVMFTKHDTYCLLLSIPESGWDEAKLTEQLSGLLRELHHETGLSLSIGIGKPATNVLGVRHSYTEAVNAMQFGYWLKRKQFVQSYQAKDIGYLFHMLPHNELKQFYEATLNGLLQVADEHEKKELLRTLNAFYDTQCQLVETSKQLFVHRNTVVYRLEKCEKLLGVKLKDPAESLRIRIAIAIEPLLLQKD from the coding sequence GTGCTGCTGACAGATTTGTTGAATAACAGCATTTACGATGATGCTAGAGTGATCACGGGGCATAAGGGTTTAGTACGCGAGGTTCAAACGGTCAACATTATGGACTGTCCGGATATCATTCGGTTTCTGAGGCCCAACGAGCTCTTGCTGACCAACGGCTTTTTCATGAAGCAGCAGCCAGACATGTTCATTCATCTGATCAGGGACATGCAGCGTCTTCATTGCTCGGGCTTGGCCATCAAAACCAGGCGCTTTGAATTGCCGATCCCCGATGACATCCTTAGGGAAGCGGAGCAGAACGAATTTCCCATCATCGAAATTTCCGATGTCCGTCTATCCCTCGGCGAAATTTTACAGCGATCGACCAGTGTTATTCTGAACAATAAGAGCGACGAACTGCAATATGCACTCAGCATCCACAAAAAATTCTCTGAAATGATCATGCGCGGCAAAGGAATTTCCGGCATTATCGATTCCCTGTCCAAACTGTTCTCATCCCCAGTCATCCTGTTAAACAACAAATGGCAAACCATCTCCGCCTCCAACCAGAATACAGGTGTTGCTGAGCTCACTACGGCCGCAGTAACTACACTTCAAGACTTGCCCGATATTTCTAACCCCACTTCGTTGTGCTTCATCGACACATCAGTCCGGGAACGTTGCTGTATGCTGGTATATCCAGTAAAGACTTACCGCCACGAAGGCTATTTGTTATCCTTTCATTCGCCGGATCAATGGACTGGCCTTTTCGGTCTGACGCTCGAGCAGGCCTCCAACGTCATTGGAATGGAGCTGACCAAATCACAGGCTGTCAAGGAGCGCTCCCGCAGACACAAGAACGAGTTTTTTTCCGATCTGATCGAGGGATACATCACTTCTGAGCAGGAGGCGCTGAACCGCGGCAAGAGATATGGACTTATCAAGGGGCATGCATGCGTCGTACTGACCATGCGTAATGACGAGGTGCATCACATGCATCAAAGATTTCCTAAATACGAGGGTTCGACGTCTCCGAAAGGAGATAATATCACGGAGCAAGAGGAGCAATACGAGCACATCAAACGTCTTTTTGGTGTGTTAGAACATTCCTTCGTCATGTTTACCAAACATGATACCTACTGTCTTCTGCTATCTATCCCTGAGTCGGGGTGGGATGAGGCAAAACTCACCGAGCAGCTGTCAGGATTACTTAGAGAGCTCCATCATGAGACTGGACTGAGTCTCTCTATCGGCATTGGTAAACCTGCAACAAATGTACTCGGCGTTCGACATTCTTATACAGAAGCCGTTAATGCAATGCAATTCGGCTACTGGCTAAAACGAAAGCAATTCGTCCAATCTTACCAAGCAAAGGATATCGGATATTTATTCCATATGCTTCCCCACAACGAACTGAAACAATTTTATGAAGCGACCTTGAACGGATTGCTGCAAGTTGCAGATGAACATGAAAAAAAAGAGCTGCTGCGCACCTTGAACGCTTTTTACGATACACAATGCCAGCTTGTCGAAACATCCAAGCAACTTTTCGTTCATCGAAATACGGTGGTGTATCGACTGGAAAAGTGTGAAAAACTGCTGGGTGTGAAACTCAAAGATCCAGCTGAAAGCTTACGAATACGCATAGCGATAGCCATCGAACCTCTACTACTTCAAAAAGATTAA
- a CDS encoding amidohydrolase family protein — translation MIDLLITDTVLSGGVRRMDVGISSGKIAFIAPCGERKTEASCVVQGKGGLLLPGFVEPHIHLEKAYLLDSMDREAESLQDAIRITAKLKSSFTKEDMYQRSLAVIREAVRNGVTHMRCHAEVDPVLGLRAIESALRLKQSLRHLLDLQVVAFPQEGVFKIPGTAGLMEEAIRMGADVIGGITYQDADLGEHLDFAFGLAGKYGKPLDFHADFSVNSNDRAVVEIAKRTIAAGMQGHVAAGHVTSLGSLPEHEALAIGELLCHAGISVITLPMTDLFLNGREGPEGYHRGLTPVKLMQDCGVNVAIGVNNVRNPFTPFGKADPIEAAWLLAVTSYMGSKRDALILTNMLTHNAAQALGIENYGVKVGAPADMVLFRERSEREVLLNKPEARTVWKSGLQVACTDSKPLELPWLSDEIETI, via the coding sequence ATGATTGATCTTCTTATCACGGATACGGTGTTGTCCGGGGGTGTAAGGCGAATGGATGTCGGGATATCCTCAGGCAAGATTGCATTTATCGCGCCATGCGGGGAAAGGAAAACGGAAGCGTCTTGTGTAGTGCAGGGCAAAGGGGGCTTATTGCTGCCGGGCTTTGTCGAGCCGCATATTCATTTGGAAAAAGCATATTTGCTGGATTCCATGGATCGGGAGGCGGAGTCTCTCCAGGATGCGATTCGGATAACAGCCAAACTGAAAAGTTCATTCACGAAGGAGGACATGTACCAGCGCTCGCTGGCTGTCATTCGGGAAGCCGTCAGGAATGGTGTAACCCATATGCGCTGCCATGCAGAGGTTGATCCGGTTCTCGGACTCAGAGCTATCGAATCTGCTCTTCGTCTCAAACAATCCTTAAGACATCTACTGGATTTACAGGTAGTTGCCTTTCCCCAAGAAGGGGTGTTTAAGATTCCAGGGACTGCTGGGCTGATGGAAGAGGCCATTCGTATGGGAGCCGATGTGATTGGAGGAATCACTTATCAGGATGCAGACCTGGGGGAGCACTTGGATTTTGCATTTGGTCTGGCAGGGAAGTACGGAAAACCGCTGGATTTTCACGCGGATTTCTCGGTCAATTCCAACGACCGTGCCGTTGTGGAAATTGCAAAAAGGACAATTGCTGCAGGAATGCAGGGGCATGTAGCCGCCGGACATGTAACCTCGCTCGGTTCCCTCCCAGAACACGAAGCTTTGGCTATCGGAGAGCTTCTGTGTCATGCCGGGATCAGCGTCATTACGCTGCCGATGACTGACCTCTTTCTGAATGGAAGAGAAGGCCCAGAAGGTTATCATAGAGGTCTGACTCCCGTGAAACTGATGCAGGATTGTGGAGTGAATGTGGCAATTGGCGTCAATAATGTGCGCAATCCATTCACACCGTTTGGCAAGGCAGACCCGATTGAGGCCGCCTGGCTATTGGCCGTCACTTCGTACATGGGCAGCAAACGGGATGCGCTCATCTTGACTAACATGCTGACGCATAACGCGGCACAGGCGTTAGGCATTGAAAATTATGGTGTTAAGGTCGGCGCTCCGGCTGATATGGTATTGTTCCGAGAGCGGTCGGAAAGGGAAGTGCTGCTTAATAAACCGGAGGCCCGCACGGTCTGGAAATCGGGATTACAGGTAGCTTGTACTGACTCAAAACCTTTGGAATTACCGTGGTTGTCGGATGAGATCGAAACAATCTGA
- a CDS encoding amidohydrolase family protein, which produces MEKGLTLVKNVKWSENLFDLTIDQATGIIVRIENAGTDGGLASVNIADRATSVIDADGLHYVPPMADMHTHLDKHFIGEPWKSLQPFVTLPGQLEFEKSMLAELPTGAGERAKRMLDLMLAQGTTTIRTHVDVDPQIGLSHLEEILEVREIYQGRIDMEIVAFPQQGLLRSDSVSVMRQALRAGANYVGGVDPAGLDRRVDASLEAMFELATEFSAGIDLHLHDPSHLGIYTISRFAELTEQAGMSGRTAVSHAYCLGQVGETEVRSLAERLCATGVAIMTSVPIDRPMPPIKLLMETGVSVHIGSDNILDSWSPFGNGDMLSRGSRLAEASGWVEDFWLLETYKLISNAPLTPKVGERGTFSLVNAINAMHALAAAPSREAVFSGGVLVGGRMFPNSRQMAAIHS; this is translated from the coding sequence ATGGAGAAAGGGTTAACACTCGTAAAAAATGTCAAATGGTCGGAAAACCTGTTCGATCTAACGATTGATCAAGCAACAGGAATTATTGTCAGAATTGAGAATGCCGGAACTGATGGTGGTCTCGCATCTGTAAATATTGCCGATAGGGCGACAAGCGTCATTGACGCGGATGGGCTCCACTATGTACCGCCAATGGCAGATATGCATACCCATCTGGACAAGCATTTTATCGGTGAGCCGTGGAAGTCTTTGCAGCCGTTTGTCACGCTGCCCGGACAGTTGGAATTTGAGAAAAGCATGTTGGCGGAACTACCGACCGGGGCGGGAGAACGTGCGAAACGAATGTTGGATTTAATGCTTGCCCAAGGTACAACGACAATCCGCACACACGTTGACGTGGATCCGCAAATTGGCCTCTCTCATCTTGAGGAGATCTTGGAAGTGCGTGAGATATACCAAGGACGCATCGATATGGAAATTGTGGCGTTCCCCCAGCAAGGCCTGCTTCGATCTGACTCCGTTTCCGTTATGCGGCAAGCGCTTCGTGCTGGAGCTAACTATGTTGGTGGTGTGGATCCGGCCGGACTGGACCGCCGGGTGGATGCCAGTCTGGAAGCCATGTTTGAACTTGCGACAGAATTCTCTGCGGGCATCGACTTGCATCTGCATGACCCGAGTCATCTCGGAATATACACGATCAGCCGCTTCGCCGAACTGACAGAACAAGCCGGTATGTCCGGCCGTACCGCGGTAAGCCATGCCTATTGTTTGGGCCAGGTTGGGGAAACGGAGGTGCGCTCACTCGCAGAAAGGTTGTGTGCGACCGGCGTAGCCATCATGACGAGTGTGCCCATTGACAGGCCTATGCCCCCTATCAAACTGTTGATGGAAACGGGAGTATCCGTGCATATCGGTTCCGATAACATTTTGGATTCATGGAGCCCATTCGGAAATGGCGATATGCTCTCCCGTGGGTCACGTCTCGCTGAAGCATCCGGTTGGGTGGAAGACTTCTGGCTGTTAGAAACGTACAAGCTTATATCCAATGCGCCATTAACTCCAAAAGTGGGTGAACGAGGCACTTTCTCGTTGGTAAATGCCATAAATGCCATGCATGCGTTGGCGGCGGCACCTTCACGCGAAGCTGTATTTTCGGGAGGTGTGCTTGTTGGTGGTCGAATGTTTCCGAACAGTAGACAGATGGCAGCCATCCATTCGTAA
- a CDS encoding sugar ABC transporter permease, whose product MRRGFHANRIQNIRKHGLLLVMILPGIVYLFINNYLPMFGIVIAFKDINFAKGIWGSDWVGFDNFAYLFQTQDAWVITRNTLLYNGAFIVLGTVLSIAVAVLLNEVKKRFASRLYQSIILLPYLISMVIVAYLVLALLNEENGFVNHYVLPLLGIDPVSWYADSGKWPFILSVVYLWKNVGYTCIVYLASIVGISQEYYESATLDGASKWRQVWSITLPLLKPTMVIMVLLAVGRIFNSDFGLFYQVPLNSGALQTTTDVIDTYVYRGLMTFGDFGMSSAAGLYQSIVGFLLVWTTNAIVRRKNRDLALF is encoded by the coding sequence ATGCGTCGAGGTTTCCATGCAAACCGCATCCAAAACATCAGAAAGCATGGGCTGTTATTGGTCATGATTTTGCCAGGCATTGTCTATCTGTTCATCAACAATTACTTGCCCATGTTCGGCATTGTGATTGCGTTCAAAGATATCAATTTTGCAAAAGGAATCTGGGGAAGTGACTGGGTAGGCTTCGATAATTTCGCCTATCTGTTCCAAACACAGGATGCTTGGGTGATTACCCGAAACACGTTACTCTACAACGGTGCATTTATCGTGCTTGGAACAGTACTCTCCATAGCTGTGGCCGTATTGTTGAACGAGGTAAAAAAGCGATTCGCCTCCCGACTGTACCAAAGCATCATTTTGCTGCCCTATCTGATCTCGATGGTCATTGTCGCTTACTTGGTTCTGGCATTGCTCAACGAAGAAAACGGATTCGTTAACCATTACGTGCTTCCTTTGCTGGGGATTGACCCCGTGTCGTGGTATGCGGATTCCGGTAAATGGCCCTTTATATTAAGCGTCGTATATCTGTGGAAAAACGTCGGTTATACATGCATTGTTTATCTGGCCTCAATCGTAGGCATCAGCCAGGAATATTATGAATCCGCTACGCTGGACGGAGCATCCAAGTGGAGGCAAGTCTGGAGCATTACCCTTCCTCTGCTTAAACCTACGATGGTTATTATGGTACTTCTTGCAGTGGGACGCATCTTCAATTCCGATTTCGGATTGTTCTATCAGGTTCCGCTGAATTCGGGTGCACTGCAAACGACTACAGATGTCATTGACACATACGTTTATCGTGGATTGATGACTTTCGGGGATTTCGGAATGTCATCCGCTGCCGGACTTTATCAGTCCATAGTCGGTTTTCTGTTAGTATGGACGACCAATGCGATTGTTCGTCGCAAAAACCGGGATTTGGCGCTGTTTTAG
- a CDS encoding carbohydrate ABC transporter permease: MYSNRIYQMAVHLVLIMMAIAAVFPFILLISASLTEEQAIIRDGYGLFPAQFSFDAYVYLFNQYSLILRSYGITAFITGVGTIVGLLITTLVAYPLSRNVLPFRSFLSFFVFFTLLFNGGLVPMYLVYTDLFHLKDTIWSLIIPNLLTNGFYILLMRSFFSTSIPGEVVESAYVDGANEWVIYCKIVLPLALPSLATIGLMLMISYWNDWFNGLIFINDGSLYSIQNLLNRMLSDVQYLQQNSLSGQTAVVSSVPLGSVRMAIAVIGVLPLIAAYPFFQKFFVKGLTIGAVKG, translated from the coding sequence ATGTATTCAAATAGGATTTATCAAATGGCTGTTCACCTCGTGCTCATCATGATGGCAATCGCTGCAGTGTTTCCGTTTATACTTCTGATATCCGCTTCCCTAACCGAGGAACAAGCCATTATCAGGGATGGTTATGGTTTGTTTCCGGCTCAATTCAGCTTCGATGCTTATGTGTATCTGTTTAATCAGTATTCGTTGATTTTGCGGTCGTATGGAATTACGGCATTCATCACGGGCGTGGGCACGATCGTTGGGTTGCTGATCACAACCCTGGTCGCTTATCCGCTATCTAGAAATGTGCTTCCATTTCGTTCGTTCCTGTCATTCTTCGTATTTTTCACCCTGCTTTTCAATGGGGGGCTGGTGCCGATGTATCTGGTTTATACGGACCTCTTCCATTTGAAAGATACCATCTGGTCGCTAATCATCCCGAATTTACTGACCAACGGGTTCTACATTTTGTTGATGCGCAGTTTCTTTTCCACGTCCATTCCCGGCGAAGTCGTGGAGTCGGCCTATGTGGATGGAGCCAACGAATGGGTTATTTATTGCAAAATCGTTCTCCCGCTTGCTCTCCCAAGCCTGGCAACCATTGGTCTGATGCTCATGATTTCGTATTGGAACGATTGGTTTAACGGTCTGATCTTCATCAATGACGGAAGCCTCTACAGCATTCAAAACCTTCTTAATCGAATGTTGTCTGATGTCCAGTACTTGCAGCAAAACAGTTTGTCTGGCCAGACGGCTGTTGTCTCATCCGTACCTCTCGGCAGTGTGAGAATGGCTATTGCCGTAATCGGCGTGTTGCCGCTGATCGCAGCGTATCCGTTTTTCCAGAAATTCTTCGTCAAGGGATTGACTATTGGTGCCGTAAAAGGTTAG
- a CDS encoding ABC transporter substrate-binding protein, with product MFRKRLPAGFIKVMSLICAAPLLLAACGNPDSKDGVELGKASATDMYEVVMTYPAFGDVTDVKEIQEAISDITAEKVGATVKLLPVNGSNYANQMNLMLAGSEKLDLVYTSVWFGLESQIGRGQLLPMEESLNEFGKKILEAVPEEAAEAGKMNGETYGVPSIKAWALSPSLVMDKELADKHDIDLSAIKTWNDISAVLQRIKDNEPGVTPIVSYTSQETPGQAMLNFDPLGTAPGVLDFGGEDFTVQNLFATSRFSTMADLMRNWYQKGYFSKDVATSQETGSNLIKAGKAFSYIRNINECYSESLAARTELVCVPLEDSYMTRNSVASNMMSLARNSEQPDKAIQVLELFYSDEAVINLFTNGIEGKHYVKRDNDLIGKPEGVTATGYDSNQYAVGNNFLSYIWEGNDPDMWDHLKGENESAVKSRAMGFSFDINPVKTQITAVANVQNQYDAGFQTGTFDPSELGAYIDKLKNAGVEKILTEKQNQLNQWLENK from the coding sequence ATGTTCAGAAAAAGATTACCTGCGGGTTTCATAAAGGTAATGTCCTTAATTTGTGCGGCCCCTCTATTGTTGGCGGCATGCGGAAATCCAGACAGTAAGGATGGAGTAGAACTTGGTAAAGCTTCAGCAACAGACATGTACGAAGTGGTCATGACGTATCCGGCTTTTGGGGATGTAACGGATGTTAAGGAAATTCAGGAAGCCATCAGTGATATTACAGCGGAAAAGGTAGGCGCCACTGTGAAGCTCTTGCCTGTTAATGGATCTAACTATGCCAATCAAATGAACTTGATGCTGGCGGGCAGCGAGAAACTGGATCTGGTGTATACCAGCGTTTGGTTCGGCCTTGAATCCCAAATCGGCAGGGGGCAGTTACTGCCCATGGAAGAATCATTGAATGAATTCGGTAAAAAGATACTGGAGGCTGTTCCGGAGGAAGCTGCAGAAGCCGGGAAGATGAATGGCGAAACATATGGCGTTCCCAGCATTAAAGCTTGGGCACTTTCTCCCAGTTTGGTGATGGACAAAGAGCTTGCAGATAAGCATGATATTGACCTTAGCGCCATAAAAACCTGGAATGATATCTCTGCTGTATTGCAGCGTATCAAGGACAATGAGCCGGGTGTCACGCCAATTGTCAGCTATACCTCGCAGGAAACACCCGGACAAGCCATGCTGAATTTTGATCCATTGGGAACAGCACCTGGCGTACTGGATTTTGGCGGGGAGGACTTCACCGTGCAGAATCTTTTTGCGACTTCGCGGTTCTCCACAATGGCTGACCTGATGCGTAATTGGTACCAAAAAGGTTATTTCAGCAAAGACGTGGCAACGTCACAGGAAACGGGGTCCAATCTGATCAAGGCAGGCAAAGCCTTCTCGTATATCCGGAATATCAATGAGTGTTACTCGGAATCGCTTGCGGCTAGGACCGAACTAGTATGCGTACCCCTTGAGGACTCGTATATGACGCGTAATAGCGTAGCTTCGAACATGATGTCTTTGGCAAGGAACAGTGAGCAGCCGGATAAGGCGATTCAAGTATTGGAACTGTTTTACTCGGACGAAGCAGTCATTAATCTGTTTACCAACGGTATTGAGGGCAAGCATTATGTTAAGCGGGATAATGACCTGATCGGCAAGCCGGAAGGTGTTACTGCAACAGGATACGATTCAAACCAATATGCCGTGGGGAACAATTTCCTGTCCTATATATGGGAAGGGAACGATCCTGACATGTGGGATCACTTGAAAGGTGAAAACGAGAGTGCCGTAAAATCAAGGGCGATGGGCTTCAGCTTCGACATCAATCCGGTCAAAACCCAAATTACCGCGGTGGCCAACGTCCAAAACCAGTATGATGCAGGCTTTCAGACAGGAACTTTTGACCCGTCAGAACTGGGTGCTTATATCGACAAACTAAAGAATGCAGGCGTAGAGAAAATATTGACGGAAAAGCAAAACCAGTTAAACCAATGGCTTGAAAATAAATAG